From the genome of Streptomyces sp. NBC_01341, one region includes:
- a CDS encoding GntR family transcriptional regulator — MTFAPAPIPSRTQYVLEAIKHAILTAQLRPGQALVETELAAQFGVSKTPVREALKTLAGTGLVVMSQYKGATVRLVDAGMAREVYDVRLLLEPEALRRTIIRKASLEAAQEALERADSAIDKADRSLANRDFHRALYLPCGNPLLGRMLDEIRDQAALVSTVAWSAVPSWEREAAEHREILRLALADDAPAAAGALHDHIASFVRRAFPDDEDGGDAA; from the coding sequence ATGACCTTTGCGCCCGCCCCGATTCCGTCCAGGACCCAGTACGTGCTCGAGGCGATCAAGCACGCGATCCTCACCGCGCAGCTGAGACCGGGACAGGCGCTCGTCGAGACCGAACTCGCCGCCCAGTTCGGGGTGTCGAAGACCCCCGTGCGCGAGGCGCTCAAGACGCTCGCCGGCACCGGGCTCGTCGTCATGAGCCAGTACAAGGGTGCCACCGTGCGGCTCGTCGACGCGGGCATGGCCCGTGAGGTCTACGACGTACGCCTGCTGCTGGAGCCCGAGGCGCTGCGCCGCACGATCATCCGCAAGGCCTCGCTGGAAGCCGCCCAGGAGGCGCTGGAGCGGGCCGACTCGGCGATCGACAAGGCGGACAGGTCCCTGGCCAACCGGGACTTCCACCGGGCCCTGTACCTGCCCTGCGGCAACCCGCTCCTCGGCCGGATGCTCGACGAGATCCGCGACCAGGCCGCCCTGGTGTCGACCGTCGCCTGGTCGGCCGTCCCGTCCTGGGAGCGGGAGGCGGCCGAGCACCGGGAGATCCTCCGGCTCGCACTCGCCGACGACGCGCCGGCCGCTGCCGGGGCGCTGCACGACCACATCGCATCGTTCGTGCGCCGCGCCTTCCCCGACGACGAAGACGGGGGTGACGCGGCGTGA
- a CDS encoding dihydrodipicolinate synthase family protein: MDFSPLKAALADVVAIPVTPFAEDGTIDVPAHRALLRRLLDGGVRIVTPNGNTGEFYALTPDERRTVTELTTEEARGRATVLVGVGHDVPTAVAAAGHARDTGAQMVMVHQPVHPYVSQDGWVDYHRAVAEAVPELGVVPYIRNPLLAGERLAELADSCPNVIGVKYAVPDAARFGAFARDAGLERFVWIAGLAELYAPSYFATGATGFTSGLVNVAPGVSLTMLEALRAGDYLAAMKVWEQIRRFEDLRADRQSADNVTVVKEALASLGLCRRDVRAPSRVLPESRRPEVAGLVAGWSI; the protein is encoded by the coding sequence ATGGACTTCTCCCCGCTCAAGGCGGCCCTCGCAGACGTTGTGGCGATCCCGGTGACCCCGTTCGCCGAGGACGGGACCATCGACGTCCCGGCGCACCGCGCGCTGCTGCGACGGCTCCTCGACGGCGGCGTCCGCATCGTCACCCCGAACGGCAACACCGGTGAGTTCTACGCGCTCACCCCCGACGAGCGGCGTACCGTCACCGAGCTCACCACCGAGGAGGCGAGGGGGCGGGCCACCGTCCTGGTGGGCGTCGGCCACGACGTGCCGACGGCCGTCGCCGCCGCCGGGCACGCCAGGGACACCGGGGCGCAGATGGTGATGGTGCATCAGCCGGTGCACCCGTACGTCTCGCAGGACGGCTGGGTCGACTACCACCGGGCCGTCGCCGAGGCCGTGCCGGAACTCGGGGTCGTGCCGTACATCCGCAACCCGCTGCTCGCCGGCGAACGGCTCGCCGAACTCGCCGACAGCTGCCCCAACGTCATCGGCGTCAAGTACGCCGTCCCCGACGCGGCCCGGTTCGGCGCCTTCGCGCGGGACGCCGGCCTGGAGCGGTTCGTCTGGATCGCCGGTCTCGCGGAACTGTACGCGCCCTCCTACTTCGCCACCGGAGCCACCGGTTTCACCTCCGGACTCGTCAACGTCGCTCCCGGCGTCTCCCTGACGATGCTGGAGGCGCTGCGAGCGGGCGACTACCTCGCCGCCATGAAGGTCTGGGAACAGATCCGCCGCTTCGAGGACCTGCGCGCCGACCGGCAGTCCGCCGACAACGTGACCGTCGTCAAGGAGGCCCTGGCCTCGCTCGGGCTCTGCCGCCGGGACGTCCGCGCACCGAGCCGGGTCCTGCCCGAGTCCCGGCGCCCCGAGGTCGCCGGGCTGGTCGCCGGGTGGTCGATATGA
- the araD gene encoding L-arabinonate dehydratase has protein sequence MTGTGAPGGRIAPEELRSHQWYGTDGLRSFSHRARTRQLGYLPEEHLGKPVIAILNTWSDINPCHVHLRERAQAVKRGVWQAGGFPLEFPVSTLSETFQKPTPMLYRNMLAMETEELLRSYPVDGAVLLGGCDKSTPALLMGAASVDLPTVFVPAGPMLPGHWRNEVLGSGTDMWKYWDDKRAGLIGDCEMAELESGLARSPGHCMTMGTASTLTAAAEALGVTVPGASSIPAVDSGHDRMAAQSGLRIVELVWRQTTLSQILTADAYEDAVATVLALGGSTNAVIHLIAMAGRSGVKLTLDDFDRIARTVPVLANLRPGGKYLMEDFHFAGGLPGFLARLTDVLHLDRPTVAHSTLREQLDGALVHDADVIRERNDPLADEGGVAVLRGNLCPDGAVIKHIAAEPHLLRHTGPAVVFDDYREMQRTINDPALALTPDHVLVLRNAGPKGGPGMPEYGMLPIPDYLLKQGVRDMVRLSDARMSGTSYGACVLHIAPESFVGGPLALVRSGDLITLDVGARLLHLDVSDEELELRRSEWTEPPARYGRGYGALYQDQITQADTGCDFAFLARQGDVPDPYAG, from the coding sequence ATGACCGGCACCGGCGCGCCGGGCGGCCGGATCGCCCCCGAGGAGCTGCGAAGCCACCAGTGGTACGGCACGGACGGGCTGCGCTCGTTCAGCCATCGCGCCCGCACCCGGCAGCTCGGCTACCTCCCCGAGGAACACCTCGGCAAGCCGGTCATCGCGATCCTCAACACCTGGTCCGACATCAACCCCTGCCACGTGCACCTGCGCGAGCGCGCCCAGGCGGTCAAGCGGGGTGTCTGGCAGGCGGGCGGGTTCCCCCTGGAATTCCCGGTCTCCACGCTCTCCGAGACCTTCCAGAAGCCGACCCCGATGCTCTACCGCAACATGCTGGCGATGGAGACGGAGGAGCTGCTGCGCTCCTACCCCGTCGACGGGGCCGTGCTGCTGGGCGGCTGCGACAAGTCCACCCCGGCGTTGCTGATGGGCGCCGCGTCCGTCGACCTGCCGACCGTGTTCGTCCCCGCCGGGCCGATGCTGCCGGGCCACTGGCGCAACGAGGTCCTCGGCTCCGGCACCGACATGTGGAAGTACTGGGACGACAAGCGTGCCGGTCTCATCGGCGACTGCGAGATGGCCGAACTGGAGAGCGGGCTCGCCCGGTCGCCCGGCCACTGCATGACCATGGGCACCGCCTCGACGCTCACGGCGGCGGCGGAGGCGCTCGGCGTGACGGTGCCCGGTGCCTCGTCCATTCCTGCCGTCGACTCCGGTCACGACCGTATGGCCGCGCAGTCCGGGCTCCGGATCGTCGAACTGGTCTGGCGACAAACGACGTTGTCGCAGATCCTCACGGCGGACGCCTACGAGGACGCCGTCGCCACCGTCCTGGCGCTCGGCGGTTCCACCAACGCCGTCATCCACCTGATCGCGATGGCGGGCCGCTCCGGCGTGAAGCTCACCCTGGACGACTTCGACCGCATCGCCCGTACCGTCCCCGTCCTCGCCAACCTCCGACCCGGCGGGAAGTACCTGATGGAGGACTTCCACTTCGCCGGGGGCCTGCCCGGATTCCTGGCACGGCTCACCGACGTGCTCCACCTCGACCGTCCCACCGTCGCGCACTCCACCCTGCGCGAGCAGCTCGACGGGGCGCTGGTGCACGACGCCGACGTCATCCGGGAGCGGAACGACCCGCTGGCGGACGAAGGCGGGGTGGCGGTGCTGCGCGGCAACCTCTGCCCGGACGGCGCGGTGATCAAGCACATCGCCGCCGAACCGCACCTGCTGCGCCACACCGGACCCGCGGTCGTCTTCGACGACTACAGGGAGATGCAGCGCACCATCAACGACCCGGCCCTGGCCCTCACCCCGGACCACGTGCTGGTGCTCCGCAACGCCGGCCCGAAGGGCGGCCCCGGCATGCCCGAGTACGGCATGCTGCCGATCCCGGACTACCTGCTGAAGCAGGGGGTGCGTGACATGGTGCGGCTGTCCGACGCCCGGATGAGCGGCACCAGTTACGGGGCGTGCGTGCTGCACATCGCTCCCGAGTCCTTCGTCGGCGGACCGCTCGCCCTGGTCCGCTCCGGTGACCTGATCACCCTGGACGTCGGAGCCCGGCTGCTCCATCTCGACGTGTCCGACGAGGAGCTGGAGCTCCGCAGGTCCGAGTGGACCGAGCCGCCCGCGCGCTACGGCCGCGGCTACGGGGCCCTCTACCAGGACCAGATCACCCAGGCCGACACCGGCTGCGACTTCGCGTTCCTGGCCCGGCAGGGAGACGTGCCCGACCCGTACGCCGGCTGA
- a CDS encoding carbohydrate ABC transporter permease: MAQSAAVATPPPEAKEPRRRSASPRRLPYLLIAPAGLLMLGFIAYPVISVFYYSLQNYNVTKPWRNGFAGLDNFTRVFTEDDQFWSTLGFSAQWVFTQVTLQLALGLALALIVNQTFVGRGISRAMVFSPWAVSGVLTSTIWILLYNSSTGFSRYLADAGIGEYGTSVLSDTGTVFWAATVSELWRGVPFFAILILADLQSVSKELYEAASVDGAGRMRQFFHITLPHLRDAIILATLLRGVWEFNNVDLLYTLTGGGPAGETTTLPLYVANTGIEGHDFGYASALTTVAFVILLFCSIVYLRLSKFGGDHK, from the coding sequence ATGGCCCAATCCGCAGCCGTGGCCACCCCGCCCCCCGAGGCGAAGGAGCCCAGGCGCCGCTCGGCGAGCCCACGCCGCCTGCCGTATCTGCTGATCGCGCCCGCGGGCCTGCTCATGCTGGGCTTCATCGCCTACCCGGTGATCAGCGTCTTCTACTACAGCCTGCAGAACTACAACGTCACCAAGCCGTGGCGGAACGGCTTCGCCGGCCTCGACAACTTCACCCGCGTCTTCACCGAGGACGACCAGTTCTGGTCGACCCTCGGCTTCAGCGCCCAGTGGGTCTTCACCCAGGTCACCCTGCAGCTCGCCCTCGGCCTCGCGCTGGCCCTGATCGTCAACCAGACCTTCGTCGGCCGCGGCATATCCCGCGCCATGGTCTTCTCGCCCTGGGCGGTGTCCGGCGTGCTGACCAGCACCATCTGGATCCTGCTCTACAACTCCTCGACGGGCTTCAGCCGCTACCTCGCCGACGCCGGGATCGGGGAGTACGGCACCTCGGTGCTCTCCGACACCGGCACCGTCTTCTGGGCGGCCACCGTCTCCGAACTCTGGCGCGGGGTGCCCTTCTTCGCCATCCTCATCCTCGCCGACCTGCAGTCCGTCTCCAAGGAGCTGTACGAGGCGGCGTCCGTCGACGGTGCGGGCCGGATGCGGCAGTTCTTCCACATCACGCTTCCCCACCTGCGCGACGCGATCATCCTCGCCACCCTGTTGCGCGGGGTCTGGGAGTTCAACAACGTCGACCTGCTCTACACCCTCACCGGCGGCGGACCGGCGGGCGAGACGACCACCCTGCCGCTCTACGTCGCCAACACCGGCATCGAGGGCCACGACTTCGGATACGCCTCCGCGCTGACCACCGTCGCCTTCGTGATCCTCCTCTTCTGCTCGATCGTCTATCTGCGCCTGAGCAAGTTCGGAGGCGACCACAAGTGA
- a CDS encoding carbohydrate ABC transporter permease, producing MTAALAEENSTRTPGPAAGDDSPPPASNRRARRERAFDDVPRCQIYVPLGIYLLFTLIPFYWMFLFAVRPAGSTSLVPWPMTADHFSKVWNERSFALFFQNSMIVGVATLIATTLVALAGGYALARFDFRIKGAFMLALLCSQFIPGALMLVPLFEIFKNLQMINSLGSVVIAETVFQLPLSIILISGFIKNVPVSLEEAAWVDGCSRFKAFCAVVLPLLRPGLIAVGSFAFVHSWNHFLFALMFLSEQDKQTIPVGLNTLIGADSVDLGALAAGGVIAAVPVVIVFAFIQKWLITGFSAGAVKG from the coding sequence GTGACTGCCGCACTCGCAGAGGAGAACAGCACCCGCACCCCGGGGCCGGCCGCGGGGGACGACTCCCCGCCGCCCGCCTCGAACCGCCGCGCCAGGCGCGAGCGCGCCTTCGACGACGTACCGCGCTGCCAGATCTACGTACCGCTGGGCATCTACCTGCTCTTCACGCTCATCCCGTTCTACTGGATGTTCCTCTTCGCCGTACGGCCCGCCGGCTCCACCTCGCTGGTGCCCTGGCCCATGACGGCGGACCACTTCTCCAAGGTCTGGAACGAGCGCAGCTTCGCCCTCTTCTTCCAGAACAGCATGATCGTCGGTGTCGCGACGCTGATCGCCACGACCCTGGTCGCGCTCGCCGGGGGTTACGCCCTGGCCCGGTTCGACTTCAGGATCAAGGGCGCCTTCATGCTGGCCCTGCTCTGCTCGCAGTTCATCCCGGGCGCCCTGATGCTCGTGCCGCTCTTCGAGATCTTCAAGAACCTCCAGATGATCAACTCCCTCGGCAGCGTGGTCATCGCGGAGACCGTCTTCCAGCTGCCCCTCTCGATCATCCTGATCAGCGGGTTCATCAAGAACGTGCCGGTCTCCCTCGAAGAGGCCGCCTGGGTGGACGGCTGCTCGCGCTTCAAGGCGTTCTGCGCCGTCGTCCTGCCGCTGCTGCGCCCCGGCCTCATCGCCGTCGGCTCCTTCGCCTTCGTCCACAGCTGGAACCACTTCCTGTTCGCCCTGATGTTCCTCAGCGAACAGGACAAGCAGACGATCCCGGTCGGCCTCAACACCCTGATCGGCGCCGACAGCGTCGATCTGGGCGCGCTGGCCGCCGGCGGAGTCATCGCGGCGGTGCCCGTGGTGATCGTCTTCGCCTTCATCCAGAAGTGGCTCATCACCGGCTTCAGCGCCGGCGCGGTGAAGGGATGA
- a CDS encoding Gfo/Idh/MocA family protein produces MSTTTPLPVVLAGARGHGRWHLANIRRLQHQGLVRLAGICELNPLTDDELDVFAGEMPEQSSDFGALLDSTGAAAAVICTPIPTHTALALTAAGRGVHLLLEKPPAATWADYARMTAGVREAGIACQVGFQSLGSHAVPAIRDLVRSGAIGGVRGIGAAGAWVRDDAYFRRAPWAGRRRMGGTDVVDGVLTNPLAHAVATALELAGGGAAEDVASIETELFRAHDIESDDTSCVRVTTAEGLPVTVAVTLCAEEAGDPYVVVHGDRGRITFWYKQDRVLVQRAGHGPEEAVHGRTDLLENLVDHLARDTPLLVPPERTGAFMRVLEAVRTAPEPAALPPDAWHTEPTGTGDGVRRIVHGIDGTVATAADTLALFSELGASWARPSEVSTS; encoded by the coding sequence ATGAGCACGACGACACCGCTCCCCGTCGTCCTGGCCGGAGCCCGGGGCCACGGTCGCTGGCACCTCGCCAACATCCGCAGGCTCCAGCACCAGGGGCTGGTCAGGCTGGCCGGGATCTGCGAACTGAACCCGCTGACCGACGACGAACTCGACGTCTTCGCGGGCGAGATGCCCGAGCAGTCCTCCGACTTCGGGGCGCTCCTGGACTCCACCGGGGCCGCCGCCGCCGTCATCTGCACCCCCATCCCCACCCACACCGCGCTGGCCCTGACGGCCGCGGGCCGCGGCGTCCACCTCCTGCTGGAGAAGCCGCCCGCCGCCACCTGGGCCGACTACGCGCGCATGACCGCAGGCGTGCGCGAGGCGGGCATCGCCTGTCAGGTCGGTTTCCAGTCCCTCGGCTCGCACGCCGTGCCCGCCATCAGGGACCTCGTACGCTCCGGGGCGATCGGCGGGGTCCGCGGCATCGGGGCCGCGGGCGCCTGGGTCCGCGACGACGCCTACTTCCGACGGGCCCCGTGGGCGGGACGCCGCAGGATGGGCGGGACGGACGTGGTCGACGGCGTCCTCACCAACCCGCTCGCGCACGCCGTCGCCACCGCACTCGAACTCGCCGGCGGAGGGGCCGCCGAGGACGTGGCGTCCATCGAGACCGAGCTGTTCCGGGCGCACGACATCGAGTCCGACGACACCAGCTGCGTCCGCGTCACCACGGCCGAAGGGCTGCCGGTGACCGTCGCGGTCACCCTCTGTGCCGAGGAAGCCGGGGATCCGTACGTCGTCGTCCACGGCGACCGGGGCCGCATCACCTTCTGGTACAAGCAGGACCGGGTCCTCGTCCAGCGCGCCGGACACGGCCCCGAGGAGGCCGTGCACGGCCGGACCGACCTCCTGGAGAACCTGGTGGACCATCTGGCCAGGGACACCCCGCTGCTCGTGCCGCCCGAGCGCACCGGCGCGTTCATGCGCGTCCTCGAAGCCGTACGCACCGCGCCCGAGCCGGCCGCGCTGCCTCCCGACGCCTGGCACACCGAGCCCACCGGTACGGGCGACGGCGTACGGCGCATCGTGCACGGCATCGACGGGACGGTCGCGACAGCCGCCGACACCCTCGCCCTCTTCTCCGAACTAGGCGCCTCCTGGGCGCGACCCAGCGAGGTGAGTACCTCATGA
- a CDS encoding PmoA family protein, which translates to MTTALLRCAGRTVGRYGYGSEAGSRPHLHPVTTLAGTPVTEVRPADHIHHLGVSVAVPDVAGHNFWGGRTFVRDQGPTELDNHGAQRHLGWKLRDPDGFVEELSWEADGAELLREHRTVAVSELSGTAWALDFSFSLTNRGGTDISIGSPATNGRPGAGYGGFFWRAPKEAEPPAAFSGTLDGEEAVHGRTADWLALAGEGWTLVFAGVTEETRRDPWFVRTTQYPGVGSSLAAGRRLPVPAGATVVRRVVTVVADGRLDRDAAAAHVRKAATTA; encoded by the coding sequence ATGACGACCGCACTGCTCAGGTGCGCCGGACGCACCGTGGGCCGCTACGGCTACGGCTCCGAGGCCGGCAGCCGCCCCCACCTCCACCCCGTCACCACCCTCGCCGGGACCCCCGTCACCGAGGTACGGCCCGCCGACCACATTCACCACCTGGGCGTCTCCGTCGCCGTACCCGACGTGGCCGGCCACAACTTCTGGGGCGGGCGCACCTTCGTCCGGGACCAGGGCCCCACCGAGCTCGACAACCACGGGGCACAGCGCCACCTCGGGTGGAAGCTGCGCGACCCGGACGGCTTCGTGGAGGAACTCAGCTGGGAGGCGGACGGTGCCGAGCTCCTGCGCGAGCACCGCACGGTCGCCGTGAGCGAACTCTCCGGCACCGCCTGGGCACTGGACTTCTCCTTCTCGCTCACCAACCGGGGCGGCACGGACATCTCCATCGGCAGCCCCGCGACCAACGGCCGCCCGGGTGCCGGATACGGGGGATTCTTCTGGCGCGCGCCCAAGGAGGCCGAGCCGCCCGCCGCGTTCAGCGGAACCCTCGACGGGGAGGAGGCCGTGCACGGCAGGACCGCCGACTGGCTGGCCCTCGCGGGGGAGGGCTGGACGCTCGTCTTCGCGGGCGTGACCGAGGAGACCCGGCGCGACCCGTGGTTCGTGCGCACGACCCAGTACCCCGGGGTCGGCTCCTCCCTCGCCGCCGGCCGCCGCCTCCCCGTCCCCGCCGGGGCCACCGTCGTACGCCGGGTCGTCACCGTCGTCGCCGACGGCCGCCTCGACAGGGACGCGGCGGCCGCCCACGTGCGCAAGGCGGCGACCACGGCATGA
- a CDS encoding glycoside hydrolase family 43 protein: MSRPWTADLGDGTYRNPVLNADWSDPDVVRVGDDFYLTASSFGRVPGLPLLHSRDLVNWSLVGHALDRLEPEADFAVPRHDRGVWAPSLRHHAGRFWIFWGDPDHGIRQINAQDVRGPWSAPHLVKAGKGLIDACPLWEEETGEAYLVHAWAKSRSGVKNRLTGHRMSPDGRELLDEGTTLVDADTIPGWFTLEGPKLYRHDGYFWILAPAGGVETGWQGAFRSRSFTGPYQERVVLAQGHTEINGPHQGGWVRTAGGEDWFLHFQARGAYGRVVHLQPMRWDGQGWPVIGDDGEPVLTHPRPTVPEQAAEAPASSDDFPGGRYGRQWQWTANPRPGWSVGHSGDGLRLSCVRTAYAHDLRALPNVLVQRMPAEEFTVTTGIGLNTREPGAKAGLAVLGDAFSWIGLEAGADGTARLVHRYAESVAEHERDAEHPRPAPGASVQVRVEVTRGARCRFFADTGDGTGFRPSGQVFAATPWRWVGALLGLFATAPAGAGPTGTAGFTAFRTTRRPRTP, from the coding sequence ATGAGCAGACCATGGACGGCGGACCTCGGGGACGGCACGTACCGCAACCCGGTCCTGAACGCCGACTGGTCCGACCCGGACGTCGTGCGCGTCGGGGACGACTTCTACCTCACGGCGTCCAGCTTCGGCCGCGTCCCCGGCCTGCCCCTGCTCCACTCCCGCGACCTGGTCAACTGGAGTCTCGTCGGACATGCCCTGGACCGGCTGGAGCCGGAGGCCGACTTCGCGGTGCCACGCCACGACCGCGGAGTGTGGGCACCCTCGCTGCGCCACCACGCCGGCCGCTTCTGGATCTTCTGGGGGGACCCCGACCACGGCATCCGGCAGATCAACGCCCAGGACGTCCGCGGCCCGTGGAGCGCCCCGCACCTCGTCAAGGCGGGCAAGGGGCTGATCGACGCGTGCCCCCTGTGGGAGGAGGAGACCGGCGAGGCCTATCTGGTGCACGCCTGGGCCAAGTCCCGGTCCGGCGTCAAGAACCGGCTCACCGGTCACCGGATGAGCCCGGACGGCCGCGAACTCCTCGACGAGGGGACCACCCTGGTCGACGCGGACACCATCCCCGGCTGGTTCACCCTCGAAGGCCCCAAGCTCTACCGGCACGACGGGTACTTCTGGATCCTCGCCCCGGCCGGGGGAGTGGAGACCGGCTGGCAGGGGGCCTTCCGCAGCCGCTCGTTCACCGGCCCGTACCAGGAGCGCGTCGTCCTCGCCCAGGGCCACACCGAGATCAACGGGCCGCACCAGGGAGGCTGGGTCAGGACAGCCGGGGGCGAGGACTGGTTCCTGCACTTCCAGGCGCGTGGTGCGTACGGCCGCGTCGTCCACCTCCAGCCGATGCGCTGGGACGGACAGGGCTGGCCGGTCATCGGCGACGACGGCGAACCCGTCCTCACGCACCCCCGGCCCACGGTGCCCGAACAGGCCGCCGAGGCCCCGGCCTCCAGCGACGACTTCCCCGGCGGGCGGTACGGCCGCCAGTGGCAGTGGACGGCCAATCCGCGCCCCGGCTGGTCGGTCGGCCACTCCGGAGACGGGCTGCGCCTCAGCTGCGTACGGACCGCGTACGCCCATGACCTGCGGGCCCTGCCCAACGTCCTGGTGCAGCGCATGCCGGCCGAGGAGTTCACCGTCACGACGGGCATCGGCCTGAACACCCGTGAGCCGGGCGCCAAGGCCGGACTCGCCGTGCTCGGGGACGCTTTCTCCTGGATCGGCCTGGAGGCGGGCGCCGACGGGACCGCGCGGCTCGTGCACCGGTACGCCGAATCCGTCGCCGAGCACGAGCGGGACGCCGAGCACCCCCGCCCGGCGCCCGGTGCCTCTGTCCAGGTCCGTGTCGAGGTCACCCGGGGCGCACGCTGCCGCTTCTTCGCCGACACGGGCGACGGCACCGGGTTCCGCCCGTCCGGCCAGGTCTTCGCCGCCACGCCCTGGCGCTGGGTCGGCGCCCTGCTGGGCCTCTTCGCCACGGCGCCTGCCGGCGCGGGGCCCACGGGAACGGCCGGTTTCACCGCGTTCCGCACCACCCGAAGACCTCGCACCCCCTGA